In Lodderomyces elongisporus chromosome 1, complete sequence, the DNA window AAATTGGGGTGTGAGACTTGCGAAGAATTGTTTACACCTCAATCACCACATATTGCAATGGGCTTGGACGGTGTTGAAATCTTTACAAATTCTAGTGGTTCCCATCATGAATTGAGAAAATTAGACACTAGGTTGCAATTGATAACCGAAGCTACAAAGAAATGTGGTGGTGTTTACTTGTACGCCAACCAAAGGGGTTGTGATGGCGATCGTCTTTATTACGATGGTTGTGCTTGTATAGTGGTTAATGGTGAAGTTTTGGCACAAGCCTCCCAGTTTTCGCTCAAGGATGTGGAAGTTATAAGTGCAACAATTGATTTGGACGATGTCCGATCCTACAGAAACCAGAAATCTGCCGGAATTCAAGCTGTCAACCAGGACAAGACATATAAGATTATCGAGTGTTTAACAGAATTATCACCAAGCGAGGACGTTTATGATACTTCGGTTGTACCAACAAGACCACAGAAAATTAGATATCACCTTCCAGAGGAAGAGATTGCGTATGGACCTGCGTGTTGGCTTTGGGATTATTTGCGTCGATCCAAATGTGGAGGTTATTTCCTTCCCTTGAGTGGTGGTATTGATTCTTGTGCTACTGCAACGATTGTACATCTGATGTGCAGATTGGTCGTCGAGTCTAAAGATGAACAGGTTTTGCAAGACGTGAGAGCTTTAGTTCGCGATGAAACATttacaccagcaacaccgCAAGAGCTTGCTGGTAAGTTATTTTGTACATGCTTCATGGGAACTGAAAACTCTTCTACTGAAACCAGATCAAGAGCAAAAGAGTTGGCTGAAAAAATAGGTGCCTATCATGTTGATCTCAATATGGACAACTTAGTCTCTTCAGTTGTTTCACTTTTCGAGGTTGCCACTGGTAAAAAaccaattttcaaaatatttGGTGGATCTCAAACTGAAAACCTTGCACTCCAGAATATTCAAGCCAGATTGCGAATGGTTTTAAGTTACTTGTTTGCACAATTGTTGCCTTGGACACGAGGTTTACCTGTCCCTGGTTTGTTAGTATTGGGCAGTGCAAATGTCGACGAATGTTTACGTGGATACTTGACCAAATATGATTGCTCGTCAGCAGACATTAATCCCATCGGTGGGATTTCAAAAACtgatttgaaaagatttaTTGCTTGGGCGGAGACTAATTTCGATATGCCAATCTTGCACGACTTCTTGACGGCCACACCAACTGCAGAGTTGGAACCAATTACCAAAGATTATGTGCAAAGTGACGAGATCGATATGGGAATGACATATGATGAGCTCTCTAGATTTGGAAGGTTGAGAAAAGTAGAAAAGTGTGGTCCATTGGCCATGTTTATCAAATTGTACCACGAATGGTCACAGCCCCCATACAATCTTACTGCAAAGCAAGTGGCAGAGAAAGTGAAAcgcttttggtttttttatGCCATTAATAGGCACAAAATGACGACAATGACGCCAGCTTACCATGCCGAGCAATATTCACCTGACGACAATAGATTCGATTTGCGTCCATTCCTAATTAACCCACGATTCCCTTTTGCAAGTAAGAAAATAGACAAAATGgttgaaaaaatagaagaacGTCAAAAGGAAATCGAAAAGAATAATTTGAGTGTTGACTAATAAACGAAAATTGCGAAAAGATTGAGAAGGCAAAAGGTGGTAGAAAATGGTAGAAAAGTGGTAGAAAAGTGGTAGAAAATGGTGGATTACGGTTGAAGTTTCCAAACAAGGAGCTTGATACTCAAGACATTCATTTTTAGATTCATCTTTTTATATACTTATCAATTTATAGAATTATCCCTTTACGTAATCATCATGTTTAGATTTATCTTTTTACATACTCAACATTTATAG includes these proteins:
- the QNS1 gene encoding glutamine-dependent NAD(+) synthetase (BUSCO:EOG092610LP), which produces MGHYVTLATCNLNQWALDFEGNRDRIIQSIVEAKAQGAKLRVGPELEICGYGCLDHFAENDLYQHSWEVYGEILKNTETHGIILDIGIPVIHKSIKYNCRVISYNGEILLIRPKLYLANDGNYREMRYFTPWNRPKYYEEHQLPKNISKINGQTRVTFGDCIIETLDTKLGCETCEELFTPQSPHIAMGLDGVEIFTNSSGSHHELRKLDTRLQLITEATKKCGGVYLYANQRGCDGDRLYYDGCACIVVNGEVLAQASQFSLKDVEVISATIDLDDVRSYRNQKSAGIQAVNQDKTYKIIECLTELSPSEDVYDTSVVPTRPQKIRYHLPEEEIAYGPACWLWDYLRRSKCGGYFLPLSGGIDSCATATIVHSMCRLVVESKDEQVLQDVRALVRDETFTPATPQELAGKLFCTCFMGTENSSTETRSRAKELAEKIGAYHVDLNMDNLVSSVVSLFEVATGKKPIFKIFGGSQTENLALQNIQARLRMVLSYLFAQLLPWTRGLPVPGLLVLGSANVDECLRGYLTKYDCSSADINPIGGISKTDLKRFIAWAETNFDMPILHDFLTATPTAELEPITKDYVQSDEIDMGMTYDELSRFGRLRKVEKCGPLAMFIKLYHEWSQPPYNLTAKQVAEKVKRFWFFYAINRHKMTTMTPAYHAEQYSPDDNRFDLRPFLINPRFPFASKKIDKMVEKIEERQKEIEKNNLSVD